A genomic window from Peromyscus maniculatus bairdii isolate BWxNUB_F1_BW_parent chromosome 1, HU_Pman_BW_mat_3.1, whole genome shotgun sequence includes:
- the Habp2 gene encoding factor VII-activating protease isoform X1, with protein MAQTSVRMLGLRVLLLIALVGKSTIGFSLMPFIAPPDPDWTPDDYDYSYEHSSPDEAPSVMPTSPENPDWYYADDDPCQSNPCEHGGDCIIRGDAFHCNCPAPFSGSRCQNAENKCKDNPCVHGECLITQKPPFYRCACKYPYTGPDCSRVLPACKPNPCQNGGVCSRHRRRSRFTCACPDQYRGRFCEVGPDDCYVGDGYSYRGKVSRTVNQNPCLHWNSHLLLQENYNMFMEDAETHGIAEHNFCRNPDGDHKPWCFVKVNSEKVKWEYCDITVCPAPDTPDPEGSLLEPVVELPGFDSCGKTEIAERTVKRIYGGLKSTAGKHPWQVSLQTSLPLTTSMPQGHFCGGALIHPCWVLTAAHCTDISTRHLKVVLGDQDLKKSESHEQTFRVERILKYSQYNEKDEIPHNDIALLKLKPVNGHCALESRYVKTICLPSDPFPSGTECHISGWGVTETGEGSRQLLDAKVKLIANPLCNSRQLYDHTIDDSMICAGNLQKPGTDTCQGDSGGPLTCEKDGTYFVYGIVSWGQECGKKPGVYTQVTKFLNWIRNTIHREAGF; from the exons ATTGGACACCTGATGACTATGACTACAGCTACGAGCATTCCAGCCCAGATGAAGCCCCCAGTGTCATGCCGACCTCCCCTGAGAACCCCGATTGGTACTATGCAGATGATG ATCCATGCCAGTCCAACCCCTGTGAACACGGTGGGGATTGTATCATCAGAGGGGATGCCTTCCATTGTAACTGCCCAGCCCCCTTCTCGGGAAGTCGGTGTCAGAATG CAGAGAACAAGTGCAAGGACAACCCGTGTGTCCATGGTGAATGCCTCATTACCCAGAAGCCTCCTTTCTACCGCTGTGCCTGCAAATACCCCTACACAGGACCGGACTGCTCCAGAG TGCTTCCGGCGTGCAAACCAAATCCCTGCCAGAACGGTGGTGTCTGCTCCCGTCATAGACGGAGGTCCAGGTTTACATGTGCCTGTCCAGACCAGTATAGGGGGAGATTCTGTGAAGTAG GTCCGGACGACTGCTATGTCGGTGACGGCTACTCTTACCGAGGCAAAGTGAGTAGGACAGTCAACCAGAACCCATGTCTCCACTGGAACTCCCACCTCCTCTTGCAGGAGAATTACAACATGTTTATGGAGGACGCGGAGACCCACGGGATTGCGGAACACAACTTTTGCAG aaACCCAGATGGAGACCACAAGCCCTGGTGTTTCGTTAAGGTTAACAGTGAAAAGGTGAAATGGGAGTACTGTGATATCACAGTCTGCCCAGCCCCAG ATACTCCTGACCCAGAGGGAAGTCTGCTGGAGCCTGTGGTGGAGCTGCCAGGGTTCGACTCGTGCGGGAAGACAGAGATAGCTGAGCGCACAGTCAAGCGTATCTACGGGGGCCTGAAGAGCACGGCGGGCAAGCACCCGTGGCAGGTGTCCCTCCAGACCTCACTGCCGCTGACCACCTCCATGCCCCAAGGCCACTTCTGTGGGGGGGCCCTGATTCACCCCTGCTGGGTGCTCACTGCAGCCCACTGTACTGA CATAAGCACTAGGCATCTGAAAGTTGTGCTAGGGGACCAGGACCTGAAGAAGTCAGAATCTCATGAGCAGACCTTCAGGGTGGAAAGGATATTAAAGTACAGTCAGTATAACGAAAAAGATGAGATTCCACACAACGACATTG CTTTGCTCAAGTTAAAGCCAGTGAATGGTCACTGTGCTCTGGAATCCAGATATGTGAAGACCATATGTTTGCCCAGTGACCCTTTTCCCTCCGGGACTGAGTGCCACATCTCTGGCTGGGGTGTAACAGAAACAG GGGAAGGGTCTCGCCAGCTTCTGGACGCTAAAGTCAAGCTGATCGCCAACCCTTTATGCAACTCCCGCCAACTCTATGACCATACGATTGATGACAGTATGATTTGTGCAGGAAACCTTCAGAAGCCCGGAACAGACACCTGCCAG GGTGACTCTGGGGGCCCTCTGACCTGTGAAAAGGATGGTACTTACTTCGTCTATGGGATTGTGAGCTGGGGCCAGGAATGTGGGAAGAAGCCAGGTGTCTACACTCAAGTCACCAAGTTCCTGAACTGGATCAGAAATACCATTCACAGGGAGGCTGGCTTCTGA
- the Habp2 gene encoding factor VII-activating protease isoform X2: MAQTSVRMLGLRVLLLIALVGKSTIGFSLMPFIAPPDPDWTPDDYDYSYEHSSPDEAPSVMPTSPENPDWYYADDDPCQSNPCEHGGDCIIRGDAFHCNCPAPFSGSRCQNENKCKDNPCVHGECLITQKPPFYRCACKYPYTGPDCSRVLPACKPNPCQNGGVCSRHRRRSRFTCACPDQYRGRFCEVGPDDCYVGDGYSYRGKVSRTVNQNPCLHWNSHLLLQENYNMFMEDAETHGIAEHNFCRNPDGDHKPWCFVKVNSEKVKWEYCDITVCPAPDTPDPEGSLLEPVVELPGFDSCGKTEIAERTVKRIYGGLKSTAGKHPWQVSLQTSLPLTTSMPQGHFCGGALIHPCWVLTAAHCTDISTRHLKVVLGDQDLKKSESHEQTFRVERILKYSQYNEKDEIPHNDIALLKLKPVNGHCALESRYVKTICLPSDPFPSGTECHISGWGVTETGEGSRQLLDAKVKLIANPLCNSRQLYDHTIDDSMICAGNLQKPGTDTCQGDSGGPLTCEKDGTYFVYGIVSWGQECGKKPGVYTQVTKFLNWIRNTIHREAGF, translated from the exons ATTGGACACCTGATGACTATGACTACAGCTACGAGCATTCCAGCCCAGATGAAGCCCCCAGTGTCATGCCGACCTCCCCTGAGAACCCCGATTGGTACTATGCAGATGATG ATCCATGCCAGTCCAACCCCTGTGAACACGGTGGGGATTGTATCATCAGAGGGGATGCCTTCCATTGTAACTGCCCAGCCCCCTTCTCGGGAAGTCGGTGTCAGAATG AGAACAAGTGCAAGGACAACCCGTGTGTCCATGGTGAATGCCTCATTACCCAGAAGCCTCCTTTCTACCGCTGTGCCTGCAAATACCCCTACACAGGACCGGACTGCTCCAGAG TGCTTCCGGCGTGCAAACCAAATCCCTGCCAGAACGGTGGTGTCTGCTCCCGTCATAGACGGAGGTCCAGGTTTACATGTGCCTGTCCAGACCAGTATAGGGGGAGATTCTGTGAAGTAG GTCCGGACGACTGCTATGTCGGTGACGGCTACTCTTACCGAGGCAAAGTGAGTAGGACAGTCAACCAGAACCCATGTCTCCACTGGAACTCCCACCTCCTCTTGCAGGAGAATTACAACATGTTTATGGAGGACGCGGAGACCCACGGGATTGCGGAACACAACTTTTGCAG aaACCCAGATGGAGACCACAAGCCCTGGTGTTTCGTTAAGGTTAACAGTGAAAAGGTGAAATGGGAGTACTGTGATATCACAGTCTGCCCAGCCCCAG ATACTCCTGACCCAGAGGGAAGTCTGCTGGAGCCTGTGGTGGAGCTGCCAGGGTTCGACTCGTGCGGGAAGACAGAGATAGCTGAGCGCACAGTCAAGCGTATCTACGGGGGCCTGAAGAGCACGGCGGGCAAGCACCCGTGGCAGGTGTCCCTCCAGACCTCACTGCCGCTGACCACCTCCATGCCCCAAGGCCACTTCTGTGGGGGGGCCCTGATTCACCCCTGCTGGGTGCTCACTGCAGCCCACTGTACTGA CATAAGCACTAGGCATCTGAAAGTTGTGCTAGGGGACCAGGACCTGAAGAAGTCAGAATCTCATGAGCAGACCTTCAGGGTGGAAAGGATATTAAAGTACAGTCAGTATAACGAAAAAGATGAGATTCCACACAACGACATTG CTTTGCTCAAGTTAAAGCCAGTGAATGGTCACTGTGCTCTGGAATCCAGATATGTGAAGACCATATGTTTGCCCAGTGACCCTTTTCCCTCCGGGACTGAGTGCCACATCTCTGGCTGGGGTGTAACAGAAACAG GGGAAGGGTCTCGCCAGCTTCTGGACGCTAAAGTCAAGCTGATCGCCAACCCTTTATGCAACTCCCGCCAACTCTATGACCATACGATTGATGACAGTATGATTTGTGCAGGAAACCTTCAGAAGCCCGGAACAGACACCTGCCAG GGTGACTCTGGGGGCCCTCTGACCTGTGAAAAGGATGGTACTTACTTCGTCTATGGGATTGTGAGCTGGGGCCAGGAATGTGGGAAGAAGCCAGGTGTCTACACTCAAGTCACCAAGTTCCTGAACTGGATCAGAAATACCATTCACAGGGAGGCTGGCTTCTGA
- the Habp2 gene encoding factor VII-activating protease isoform X3 yields the protein MAQTSVRMLGLRVLLLIALVGKSTIGFSLMPFIAPPDPDPCQSNPCEHGGDCIIRGDAFHCNCPAPFSGSRCQNAENKCKDNPCVHGECLITQKPPFYRCACKYPYTGPDCSRVLPACKPNPCQNGGVCSRHRRRSRFTCACPDQYRGRFCEVGPDDCYVGDGYSYRGKVSRTVNQNPCLHWNSHLLLQENYNMFMEDAETHGIAEHNFCRNPDGDHKPWCFVKVNSEKVKWEYCDITVCPAPDTPDPEGSLLEPVVELPGFDSCGKTEIAERTVKRIYGGLKSTAGKHPWQVSLQTSLPLTTSMPQGHFCGGALIHPCWVLTAAHCTDISTRHLKVVLGDQDLKKSESHEQTFRVERILKYSQYNEKDEIPHNDIALLKLKPVNGHCALESRYVKTICLPSDPFPSGTECHISGWGVTETGEGSRQLLDAKVKLIANPLCNSRQLYDHTIDDSMICAGNLQKPGTDTCQGDSGGPLTCEKDGTYFVYGIVSWGQECGKKPGVYTQVTKFLNWIRNTIHREAGF from the exons ATCCATGCCAGTCCAACCCCTGTGAACACGGTGGGGATTGTATCATCAGAGGGGATGCCTTCCATTGTAACTGCCCAGCCCCCTTCTCGGGAAGTCGGTGTCAGAATG CAGAGAACAAGTGCAAGGACAACCCGTGTGTCCATGGTGAATGCCTCATTACCCAGAAGCCTCCTTTCTACCGCTGTGCCTGCAAATACCCCTACACAGGACCGGACTGCTCCAGAG TGCTTCCGGCGTGCAAACCAAATCCCTGCCAGAACGGTGGTGTCTGCTCCCGTCATAGACGGAGGTCCAGGTTTACATGTGCCTGTCCAGACCAGTATAGGGGGAGATTCTGTGAAGTAG GTCCGGACGACTGCTATGTCGGTGACGGCTACTCTTACCGAGGCAAAGTGAGTAGGACAGTCAACCAGAACCCATGTCTCCACTGGAACTCCCACCTCCTCTTGCAGGAGAATTACAACATGTTTATGGAGGACGCGGAGACCCACGGGATTGCGGAACACAACTTTTGCAG aaACCCAGATGGAGACCACAAGCCCTGGTGTTTCGTTAAGGTTAACAGTGAAAAGGTGAAATGGGAGTACTGTGATATCACAGTCTGCCCAGCCCCAG ATACTCCTGACCCAGAGGGAAGTCTGCTGGAGCCTGTGGTGGAGCTGCCAGGGTTCGACTCGTGCGGGAAGACAGAGATAGCTGAGCGCACAGTCAAGCGTATCTACGGGGGCCTGAAGAGCACGGCGGGCAAGCACCCGTGGCAGGTGTCCCTCCAGACCTCACTGCCGCTGACCACCTCCATGCCCCAAGGCCACTTCTGTGGGGGGGCCCTGATTCACCCCTGCTGGGTGCTCACTGCAGCCCACTGTACTGA CATAAGCACTAGGCATCTGAAAGTTGTGCTAGGGGACCAGGACCTGAAGAAGTCAGAATCTCATGAGCAGACCTTCAGGGTGGAAAGGATATTAAAGTACAGTCAGTATAACGAAAAAGATGAGATTCCACACAACGACATTG CTTTGCTCAAGTTAAAGCCAGTGAATGGTCACTGTGCTCTGGAATCCAGATATGTGAAGACCATATGTTTGCCCAGTGACCCTTTTCCCTCCGGGACTGAGTGCCACATCTCTGGCTGGGGTGTAACAGAAACAG GGGAAGGGTCTCGCCAGCTTCTGGACGCTAAAGTCAAGCTGATCGCCAACCCTTTATGCAACTCCCGCCAACTCTATGACCATACGATTGATGACAGTATGATTTGTGCAGGAAACCTTCAGAAGCCCGGAACAGACACCTGCCAG GGTGACTCTGGGGGCCCTCTGACCTGTGAAAAGGATGGTACTTACTTCGTCTATGGGATTGTGAGCTGGGGCCAGGAATGTGGGAAGAAGCCAGGTGTCTACACTCAAGTCACCAAGTTCCTGAACTGGATCAGAAATACCATTCACAGGGAGGCTGGCTTCTGA
- the Habp2 gene encoding factor VII-activating protease isoform X4 produces the protein MAQTSVRMLGLRVLLLIALVGKSTIGFSLMPFIAPPDPDPCQSNPCEHGGDCIIRGDAFHCNCPAPFSGSRCQNENKCKDNPCVHGECLITQKPPFYRCACKYPYTGPDCSRVLPACKPNPCQNGGVCSRHRRRSRFTCACPDQYRGRFCEVGPDDCYVGDGYSYRGKVSRTVNQNPCLHWNSHLLLQENYNMFMEDAETHGIAEHNFCRNPDGDHKPWCFVKVNSEKVKWEYCDITVCPAPDTPDPEGSLLEPVVELPGFDSCGKTEIAERTVKRIYGGLKSTAGKHPWQVSLQTSLPLTTSMPQGHFCGGALIHPCWVLTAAHCTDISTRHLKVVLGDQDLKKSESHEQTFRVERILKYSQYNEKDEIPHNDIALLKLKPVNGHCALESRYVKTICLPSDPFPSGTECHISGWGVTETGEGSRQLLDAKVKLIANPLCNSRQLYDHTIDDSMICAGNLQKPGTDTCQGDSGGPLTCEKDGTYFVYGIVSWGQECGKKPGVYTQVTKFLNWIRNTIHREAGF, from the exons ATCCATGCCAGTCCAACCCCTGTGAACACGGTGGGGATTGTATCATCAGAGGGGATGCCTTCCATTGTAACTGCCCAGCCCCCTTCTCGGGAAGTCGGTGTCAGAATG AGAACAAGTGCAAGGACAACCCGTGTGTCCATGGTGAATGCCTCATTACCCAGAAGCCTCCTTTCTACCGCTGTGCCTGCAAATACCCCTACACAGGACCGGACTGCTCCAGAG TGCTTCCGGCGTGCAAACCAAATCCCTGCCAGAACGGTGGTGTCTGCTCCCGTCATAGACGGAGGTCCAGGTTTACATGTGCCTGTCCAGACCAGTATAGGGGGAGATTCTGTGAAGTAG GTCCGGACGACTGCTATGTCGGTGACGGCTACTCTTACCGAGGCAAAGTGAGTAGGACAGTCAACCAGAACCCATGTCTCCACTGGAACTCCCACCTCCTCTTGCAGGAGAATTACAACATGTTTATGGAGGACGCGGAGACCCACGGGATTGCGGAACACAACTTTTGCAG aaACCCAGATGGAGACCACAAGCCCTGGTGTTTCGTTAAGGTTAACAGTGAAAAGGTGAAATGGGAGTACTGTGATATCACAGTCTGCCCAGCCCCAG ATACTCCTGACCCAGAGGGAAGTCTGCTGGAGCCTGTGGTGGAGCTGCCAGGGTTCGACTCGTGCGGGAAGACAGAGATAGCTGAGCGCACAGTCAAGCGTATCTACGGGGGCCTGAAGAGCACGGCGGGCAAGCACCCGTGGCAGGTGTCCCTCCAGACCTCACTGCCGCTGACCACCTCCATGCCCCAAGGCCACTTCTGTGGGGGGGCCCTGATTCACCCCTGCTGGGTGCTCACTGCAGCCCACTGTACTGA CATAAGCACTAGGCATCTGAAAGTTGTGCTAGGGGACCAGGACCTGAAGAAGTCAGAATCTCATGAGCAGACCTTCAGGGTGGAAAGGATATTAAAGTACAGTCAGTATAACGAAAAAGATGAGATTCCACACAACGACATTG CTTTGCTCAAGTTAAAGCCAGTGAATGGTCACTGTGCTCTGGAATCCAGATATGTGAAGACCATATGTTTGCCCAGTGACCCTTTTCCCTCCGGGACTGAGTGCCACATCTCTGGCTGGGGTGTAACAGAAACAG GGGAAGGGTCTCGCCAGCTTCTGGACGCTAAAGTCAAGCTGATCGCCAACCCTTTATGCAACTCCCGCCAACTCTATGACCATACGATTGATGACAGTATGATTTGTGCAGGAAACCTTCAGAAGCCCGGAACAGACACCTGCCAG GGTGACTCTGGGGGCCCTCTGACCTGTGAAAAGGATGGTACTTACTTCGTCTATGGGATTGTGAGCTGGGGCCAGGAATGTGGGAAGAAGCCAGGTGTCTACACTCAAGTCACCAAGTTCCTGAACTGGATCAGAAATACCATTCACAGGGAGGCTGGCTTCTGA